One part of the Actinotignum schaalii genome encodes these proteins:
- a CDS encoding LacI family DNA-binding transcriptional regulator, with product MKPATLKDVARAAGVSIWTVSNTFSGKAPVTQSTKTRVLEAAKTLNYIPNQTARALRRETPGPIVVMTASTSNAYYVDMLDGIHEMLRASSHGVRTADLAPEGRFDQKTEDLVVTEAIQSRAAGVISTLTLSVDNHEKLCEWGIPIVYVDSQGPTAPSGSVSVTSNNEQAAHQIGEHLNYHELDTWLLLIYPERWSTRQTRIKGMKNAARKFGATLSILECANDSQSSAIALEEYLRNTKVEKLAIIAGNNPLLLGTMHALQACDLQVPDQVALIAFDEFTWSTFVNPPVTLIDEDSRGIGAKAALKLIHIMQEHPQGAIRYHNQESEEVNVKLRIRASCGC from the coding sequence ATGAAACCGGCAACTCTTAAAGACGTGGCTCGGGCCGCCGGTGTGTCTATTTGGACTGTCTCCAATACGTTTTCCGGCAAAGCACCCGTAACACAATCGACCAAAACCCGAGTATTGGAAGCGGCTAAGACGCTCAACTACATCCCCAACCAGACGGCGCGCGCCCTGCGCCGCGAAACTCCCGGACCAATCGTCGTGATGACTGCATCAACATCCAATGCTTACTACGTCGATATGCTCGATGGCATTCATGAAATGTTGCGCGCATCTTCCCATGGAGTACGCACAGCCGATCTTGCTCCTGAAGGCCGATTTGATCAGAAAACTGAAGATTTGGTTGTCACCGAAGCGATCCAATCGCGGGCAGCCGGAGTTATCAGCACTCTTACTTTATCTGTAGACAATCACGAGAAACTTTGCGAGTGGGGAATCCCCATTGTCTATGTCGACTCGCAGGGACCAACCGCACCGTCCGGTTCGGTATCTGTAACCTCAAATAACGAACAGGCTGCGCATCAAATCGGTGAACATCTTAATTACCATGAACTCGACACATGGCTTTTATTGATCTACCCGGAGCGGTGGTCCACAAGGCAAACTCGAATTAAAGGCATGAAAAACGCCGCCAGGAAGTTCGGGGCAACTCTCTCGATTCTCGAATGCGCTAATGACTCACAATCGAGCGCAATTGCATTAGAGGAATATCTCAGAAATACGAAGGTAGAGAAACTCGCGATTATTGCCGGTAACAATCCTCTCCTCCTCGGAACCATGCACGCACTCCAGGCATGTGACCTCCAGGTTCCCGATCAGGTCGCCTTAATTGCGTTTGACGAATTCACCTGGTCAACTTTCGTCAATCCTCCAGTGACGTTGATTGACGAAGATTCTCGCGGCATTGGCGCAAAAGCCGCTCTAAAACTTATTCACATCATGCAAGAGCATCCGCAGGGAGCTATCCGTTACCACAACCAGGAGTCTGAGGAGGTGAACGTCAAGCTCAGAATTCGCGCGTCCTGCGGCTGCTAA
- a CDS encoding methyltransferase domain-containing protein, with amino-acid sequence MIDDNAPLPQSDRPTATAAGHWVLARAGKRVLRPGGLHLTKAMLEHAQLASADVVEFAPGLGRTAELIISEPIHSYTGVDQDKNAVTRVKGIVEKVGGVVVNSTAQKSGLPDAGADVVVGEAMLTMQGASSKAAIVGEAFRLLRPGGRYAIHELSLIPDSIDPAIADTLRKGLAQTIRVNARPLTQAEWRQVLTDAGFEVEWVGDAPMALLSLRRNLADEGLRGVARILRNVLRDKELRARVLAMRALFRKYRHHLAGVAMVARKPVAFADVAGAAESTGAAESTGAAGSADAGTSATTAN; translated from the coding sequence ATGATCGATGACAATGCTCCACTTCCGCAATCTGATCGTCCCACCGCTACCGCCGCCGGGCACTGGGTGCTCGCCCGCGCCGGCAAACGGGTCTTGCGCCCCGGCGGCTTGCATTTGACGAAGGCCATGCTTGAGCACGCCCAGCTGGCCAGCGCGGATGTCGTGGAATTCGCCCCCGGTCTGGGCCGGACCGCGGAACTCATTATCTCCGAGCCCATCCACTCCTACACCGGAGTGGATCAAGACAAGAATGCGGTGACCCGCGTCAAGGGGATCGTGGAGAAAGTGGGCGGCGTCGTCGTTAATTCCACCGCGCAAAAATCTGGACTACCCGATGCCGGTGCCGATGTGGTCGTGGGCGAAGCGATGCTCACCATGCAGGGGGCGAGCTCCAAGGCCGCGATTGTGGGCGAGGCCTTCCGGCTGCTGCGCCCGGGCGGGCGCTACGCCATCCACGAACTCAGCCTCATCCCGGATAGCATCGACCCGGCTATTGCCGATACCCTGCGCAAGGGCCTGGCACAGACGATTCGCGTCAACGCGCGCCCGCTCACCCAGGCCGAATGGCGGCAGGTGCTCACCGATGCCGGTTTCGAAGTGGAATGGGTGGGGGATGCCCCCATGGCGCTGCTTTCCCTGCGCCGCAACCTGGCTGACGAAGGCCTGCGCGGGGTGGCTCGTATCCTCCGCAATGTGCTGCGCGATAAAGAGCTGCGGGCGCGGGTGCTGGCCATGCGCGCGCTCTTCCGCAAGTACCGCCACCACCTGGCCGGCGTGGCCATGGTGGCCCGTAAGCCTGTTGCATTTGCTGATGTTGCTGGCGCCGCCGAATCCACTGGCGCTGCTGAATCCACTGGCGCCGCCGGCTCTGCCGATGCCGGTACCTCCGCTACCACCGCTAACTGA
- a CDS encoding cupin domain-containing protein: protein MSENTPQLSYLEDLSATVDYAAASTVSTTALRVEGANVVVFSFDTGEELSEHTAAVPVLIQVLEGEVEMRTEGRTVQLRPGGLVHLPTRLPHAVRALAPTKMVLFMLTGQSVG, encoded by the coding sequence ATGAGTGAGAACACCCCGCAACTTTCCTACCTGGAGGATCTGAGCGCCACGGTGGACTACGCCGCCGCCTCGACCGTTTCCACCACCGCGCTGCGCGTTGAAGGTGCGAATGTGGTGGTCTTCTCCTTCGATACCGGCGAGGAGCTCTCCGAGCACACCGCCGCCGTGCCCGTGCTCATCCAGGTGCTGGAAGGGGAAGTGGAGATGCGTACCGAGGGGCGCACGGTGCAGCTGCGCCCCGGCGGGCTCGTGCACCTGCCCACCCGCCTCCCGCACGCGGTGCGCGCCCTGGCTCCCACCAAGATGGTGCTGTTCATGCTCACCGGGCAGAGCGTGGGCTAG
- a CDS encoding peptide deformylase, translated as MVYREIRVVGDPVLRTPCDPIREITPGIVHLVEDLLENVNDDARAGLAANQIGVSLRAFSWHIDGEIDYILNPVIVALSEDEYQDGDEGCLSVPDLYYPTKRAWYARAEGIDLDGKKKIVEGEGLLGRCIQHECDHLDGHLYLDCLEREVRKQAMRDIRQLRVSSALQSL; from the coding sequence ATGGTATACCGGGAGATTCGCGTGGTCGGGGACCCCGTCCTGCGCACCCCCTGCGATCCGATTCGGGAGATCACCCCGGGTATCGTGCACCTGGTCGAGGACCTCCTCGAAAACGTGAACGACGACGCCCGGGCGGGCCTAGCAGCCAACCAAATCGGGGTCTCCCTGCGCGCCTTCTCCTGGCATATCGACGGCGAGATCGATTACATCCTCAACCCCGTGATCGTGGCCCTCTCCGAAGATGAATACCAGGACGGCGACGAAGGCTGCCTATCCGTCCCGGACCTGTACTACCCGACCAAGCGCGCCTGGTACGCCCGCGCGGAAGGTATCGACCTGGACGGCAAGAAGAAAATTGTGGAAGGCGAGGGGCTCCTCGGGCGTTGCATCCAGCACGAATGCGATCACCTGGACGGCCACCTCTACCTCGACTGCCTGGAGCGGGAGGTCCGTAAACAAGCGATGCGCGATATTCGCCAGCTGCGCGTCTCTTCTGCGCTACAATCGCTCTAG
- a CDS encoding DUF3145 domain-containing protein produces the protein MAHKYATRGVIFIHSVMPAVQPHVEWAVTSVLGYEPHFEWTKQPAAPHMNRAEASWTGEVGTGAMLASALNGWEHLRFEITEDASPVSEGGRWSATPGLGIFYAQTDLTGNVVIPENRVRAALENAGNDAAEMRRLLDIALGQAWDDELEPFRYAGAGAPVRWLHRVG, from the coding sequence ATGGCACACAAATACGCCACTCGCGGCGTCATATTCATTCACTCTGTTATGCCGGCCGTTCAACCCCACGTTGAATGGGCGGTTACAAGCGTGCTCGGATACGAACCGCATTTTGAGTGGACCAAACAACCCGCCGCCCCGCATATGAACCGGGCAGAAGCCTCGTGGACGGGAGAAGTGGGAACCGGAGCCATGCTCGCCTCCGCCCTCAACGGCTGGGAGCATTTACGTTTTGAGATCACCGAGGATGCCAGCCCGGTATCCGAAGGAGGCCGCTGGTCCGCCACCCCCGGCCTCGGTATTTTCTACGCCCAAACAGATCTGACCGGCAATGTCGTCATCCCGGAAAACCGGGTGCGGGCAGCCCTGGAAAACGCGGGGAACGACGCCGCAGAAATGCGCCGGCTCCTTGATATTGCCCTCGGCCAAGCCTGGGACGATGAGCTTGAGCCTTTCCGCTATGCCGGCGCGGGTGCGCCGGTACGCTGGCTGCACCGCGTGGGCTAA
- a CDS encoding phosphopantetheine-binding protein, with protein sequence MEVAQLMSLGADVLEREGYPDATESFELSRVDSVTRWAIAVTLEDASGVVVPDSEICAARTLGDLVRLSCPGADLSLSPSSQHDGAAAARPASATTANAAAGPSPERSDKADVRDKPDIPDENAPLSAEDLRAALGL encoded by the coding sequence ATGGAGGTAGCGCAACTCATGTCGCTAGGCGCGGATGTTCTGGAGCGCGAAGGTTACCCGGATGCCACCGAAAGTTTCGAGCTGAGCCGCGTGGATAGCGTGACACGCTGGGCGATTGCGGTCACGTTGGAAGACGCCAGCGGCGTGGTGGTCCCCGATAGCGAGATTTGCGCGGCACGTACCCTCGGGGATCTGGTGCGGCTCAGCTGCCCGGGCGCGGACCTCAGCCTCTCCCCTTCTTCTCAGCACGACGGCGCAGCTGCGGCCCGCCCCGCTTCTGCCACCACCGCGAATGCGGCGGCGGGGCCTAGCCCGGAGCGGTCGGATAAGGCGGATGTGCGGGATAAGCCGGATATTCCAGATGAAAACGCCCCGCTGTCCGCGGAGGATTTGCGGGCTGCCCTGGGGCTTTAG
- a CDS encoding L-threonylcarbamoyladenylate synthase: MATFIDIHPEDPQPRLVTKVVDRLRRGEVVALPTDSGYAIVCQMGNKEGLERIRSIRQVGDKHHFTLLCHDFAQLGQLVIVDNPDFRLIKSLTPGPYTFILKGTKEVPRMTLNPKKHTVGVRIPDHRITQAVVTEMGEPLLSSTLILPGAEEPLEEGWIVEDELGHALDVVVNGPVGRGPTTVLDLVTNEIARQGAGDTAGLDL, encoded by the coding sequence ATGGCTACCTTCATTGATATTCATCCTGAGGATCCGCAACCGCGGCTCGTCACCAAAGTGGTGGATCGGCTGCGCCGCGGTGAGGTGGTGGCCCTGCCCACCGATTCCGGTTACGCCATTGTGTGCCAGATGGGCAATAAGGAGGGCCTGGAGCGGATTCGCAGCATCCGGCAGGTGGGTGATAAACACCATTTCACCCTGCTGTGCCACGATTTCGCCCAGCTCGGGCAGCTCGTGATCGTGGATAATCCCGATTTTCGGCTCATCAAAAGCCTCACGCCCGGGCCCTACACCTTCATTCTCAAGGGCACCAAAGAAGTGCCGCGCATGACCCTCAACCCGAAGAAGCACACGGTGGGCGTGCGCATCCCCGACCACCGCATCACCCAGGCCGTGGTCACGGAAATGGGCGAACCGCTACTTTCCTCCACGCTGATTCTTCCCGGCGCGGAAGAACCCCTCGAAGAGGGCTGGATTGTGGAAGATGAACTGGGCCATGCCCTGGATGTGGTGGTGAACGGGCCCGTGGGGCGTGGTCCCACCACCGTACTTGACCTGGTAACTAACGAAATTGCGAGACAAGGAGCAGGCGATACCGCCGGACTTGACCTGTGA
- a CDS encoding HAD hydrolase-like protein, whose protein sequence is MNPILIDLDGTFHDSAAIVKETFRATLREEMGEDHPEEFFVQFIGPPLIDTFTKLGAADPVEMVRRYRVRYEQRMLDTPIFPGMRELVEELDAAGVPLAIATSKNEKNARAILEHQGVAQHFRYIAGDPEDIPGYGKAEVVGAALRELQAQGIDTSRALMVGDRIHDVDGAGQHGLSTVLVEWGTAPRSEWELAWRHVGTARELGEILWDFAGVERSQSH, encoded by the coding sequence GTGAACCCTATCCTTATTGATCTGGACGGAACCTTCCACGATTCCGCCGCTATCGTCAAAGAAACTTTCCGGGCCACCCTGCGCGAAGAAATGGGGGAGGACCACCCCGAAGAATTCTTCGTGCAGTTCATCGGCCCGCCGCTCATCGATACCTTCACGAAGCTCGGTGCGGCCGACCCGGTAGAGATGGTACGCCGCTACCGAGTGCGCTACGAACAGCGCATGCTCGACACCCCGATTTTCCCCGGGATGCGCGAATTGGTAGAGGAGTTGGATGCGGCCGGGGTGCCGCTGGCTATTGCGACGTCGAAAAACGAAAAGAATGCCCGCGCGATTCTGGAACACCAGGGCGTGGCGCAGCACTTCCGCTATATTGCCGGGGATCCCGAAGATATCCCCGGGTACGGGAAAGCCGAGGTGGTGGGGGCCGCGCTGCGCGAATTGCAGGCGCAGGGCATCGATACCTCGCGGGCCCTCATGGTGGGGGATCGTATTCACGATGTCGACGGCGCAGGCCAGCACGGCCTTTCCACGGTGCTCGTGGAGTGGGGGACTGCACCGCGTTCCGAATGGGAGCTAGCTTGGCGGCACGTGGGAACCGCGCGCGAGCTCGGTGAGATCCTGTGGGATTTCGCCGGAGTGGAGCGGTCACAATCCCATTAA
- a CDS encoding ABC transporter ATP-binding protein: MRGAGNIDEARDIRGALLTLIRHYLRHYVGRIVAVLLLSLISTAAVVTAPFLLGQGTNVVVDGIRSGGVDFPELARVLSLAAGCYILSALLRFWFGYIIRLIIQDLGYKMRRDCQQKIDRMPLSVLDKQQRGDVLSRVTNDVDNVTQSLLQTLSEVLSAIYQIIGIVAVMVYLSWSVALASLVVIPVGIIGILLLLRSSRPYFRDQWRLTGDVSAVVEESFTGLDVVAAYGLEDEFQGQFDSANAQLYDASFRAQAIAQMSQPLMMLVQNGSFAIVTLLGSIQAMAGTMTIGGLQAMMQYTRQLSHPLQSLASTANLIQSAAASAERIFDYLAQEEMAPDAKSSYREVVAPEARRGTIEFSHVRFAYEPDTPVIRDLSLRVEPGHSVAIVGPTGAGKTTLVNLLMRFYEVDGGAITVDGAPIDSFTKESLREHFGMVLQDTWLFDGTVWENIAFGKDGATRDDAIAAAAALGIDDLLETLPHGFDTHIGDEGENVSAGEKQLITIARAYLANPDVLILDEATSSVDTRTEALIQDAMERLREGRTSFIIAHRLSTVRNATTILVMEAGDVVESGTHEELLAAGGAYARLYESQWA, translated from the coding sequence ATGAGAGGTGCCGGAAATATTGACGAAGCCCGCGATATCCGCGGGGCGCTCCTCACGCTTATTCGCCACTACCTGCGCCATTACGTGGGGCGGATCGTGGCGGTGCTGCTGCTCTCGCTTATCTCCACCGCGGCGGTGGTGACCGCTCCCTTCCTGCTCGGGCAGGGCACCAATGTGGTAGTGGATGGAATCCGGTCCGGCGGCGTGGATTTCCCGGAATTGGCGCGGGTGCTGAGCCTGGCGGCCGGGTGCTATATTCTCTCGGCGCTGCTGCGTTTCTGGTTCGGCTATATTATTCGCCTTATTATTCAGGATCTCGGCTATAAGATGCGGCGAGATTGCCAGCAGAAAATTGATCGGATGCCGCTATCCGTGCTGGATAAACAGCAGCGCGGCGATGTGCTCTCACGGGTCACGAACGACGTTGATAACGTGACCCAGTCTCTGCTGCAAACCCTTTCCGAAGTGCTCTCCGCGATCTACCAGATCATCGGGATCGTGGCGGTGATGGTCTATTTGTCCTGGTCGGTGGCGCTCGCCTCGCTGGTGGTCATCCCGGTGGGGATTATTGGGATCCTCCTGCTGCTGCGCAGCTCCCGCCCGTATTTCCGTGATCAGTGGCGGCTCACCGGCGATGTATCCGCGGTGGTGGAGGAAAGTTTCACCGGGCTGGATGTGGTGGCCGCTTACGGGCTGGAAGATGAATTCCAGGGGCAGTTTGATAGCGCGAATGCGCAGCTCTACGATGCGTCCTTCCGCGCGCAGGCAATCGCGCAAATGTCTCAGCCGCTCATGATGCTGGTGCAGAACGGTTCTTTTGCCATCGTCACGCTCCTGGGCAGTATTCAGGCGATGGCCGGCACCATGACGATTGGCGGGCTGCAGGCGATGATGCAATACACTCGCCAGCTCTCCCACCCGCTCCAGTCCCTGGCCTCCACCGCGAATCTTATTCAATCGGCGGCGGCTTCCGCGGAGCGCATTTTCGATTATCTGGCCCAAGAAGAAATGGCCCCGGATGCGAAGTCCAGCTACCGCGAGGTGGTGGCCCCCGAGGCGCGGCGCGGCACCATCGAGTTTTCGCACGTGCGTTTTGCCTACGAGCCCGACACTCCGGTCATCCGCGATCTCTCACTGCGGGTGGAACCGGGGCATTCCGTGGCAATTGTGGGGCCCACCGGCGCCGGCAAAACCACGCTCGTCAATTTGCTCATGCGCTTTTATGAGGTGGACGGCGGGGCGATTACCGTGGACGGCGCGCCCATCGATTCCTTCACGAAGGAATCCCTGCGGGAACATTTCGGGATGGTCCTGCAAGACACCTGGCTTTTTGACGGCACGGTCTGGGAAAATATCGCTTTCGGGAAGGACGGTGCTACGCGCGACGACGCCATTGCCGCCGCGGCCGCCCTGGGCATTGATGATCTTCTCGAGACCCTCCCCCACGGTTTTGATACCCATATTGGGGATGAAGGCGAGAATGTTTCCGCCGGGGAGAAACAGCTCATCACCATCGCGCGGGCCTACCTGGCCAATCCCGATGTGCTTATTTTGGATGAGGCCACCAGTTCGGTGGATACCCGCACCGAGGCGCTTATTCAGGATGCGATGGAGCGGCTGCGCGAAGGGCGCACGTCCTTCATTATTGCGCACCGGCTCTCCACCGTCCGCAATGCCACCACGATTCTGGTTATGGAAGCCGGGGACGTGGTAGAAAGCGGCACCCATGAGGAATTGCTGGCTGCCGGCGGCGCCTACGCCCGCCTCTACGAAAGCCAATGGGCCTAA
- a CDS encoding ABC transporter ATP-binding protein, with the protein MTVYRLAWRHLRDRKFQLLAIAVLQIAQVLLGLTLPALGANVIDYGILERNSSYIWSRGLLMGLFTLAQVLCAIGAIYYGALVSTHLGRELRRETFAHVQRFSPADQQRFGASTLVTRTTNDVNQIQMVTLMSLTIMVTAPIMGVGGVLMAIGQDVVLSLTLLVIIPVLTAIILVCTAMLATRYETLQRRVDAINDALRSQLSGVRVIRAFRREEAMAGEFEVHNRNFRSIMLQIGTIWSALLPAMSAVIGLASALIVWIGGHRIAGGSMPVGALAAFITYLMMILGAVMMLGMIIMVVPRGNVSAERVIEVNTTVPSITDAPDAREMPPGPVTFRLRDISLTYADADEPALRGISLCFRPGTTTAIIGASGSGKSSLVKILPRLVDVSTGRFTVEGSGGAGTGGEAGETEFGGAGTRGAAADGAGAGEVDVRDIRLADFRRRVALVPQRAFLFSGTVASNVAGSTRDIDQERVIDALRCAQAWDFVEAGGGLEMPVETGGTNLSGGQRQRLTIARALYRALPDSSGRAGADLVVFDDSFSALDYATDAQLRANLKERIRDAAVVIIAQRISTTRSADCVVVLDCGEVVGCGTHAQLMETNEMYRSIVRSQERGPEGGAERGTEANGTELGTAASGTESSAAAAATSEEARA; encoded by the coding sequence TTGACCGTTTATCGACTGGCGTGGAGGCATCTGCGCGACCGCAAATTCCAGCTCCTCGCGATTGCTGTGCTACAGATCGCGCAGGTGCTCCTCGGGCTCACCCTCCCCGCGCTGGGCGCTAACGTTATCGATTACGGCATTCTGGAACGCAATAGCTCCTATATTTGGTCGCGCGGGCTGCTCATGGGGCTCTTCACCCTCGCGCAGGTGCTGTGCGCCATCGGGGCAATCTATTACGGGGCGCTGGTCTCCACCCACCTGGGCCGGGAACTGCGCCGCGAAACTTTCGCGCACGTGCAGCGTTTTTCACCCGCGGATCAGCAGCGTTTCGGGGCCTCCACCCTGGTCACCCGCACCACGAACGACGTCAACCAAATCCAGATGGTCACCCTCATGTCCCTCACCATTATGGTGACGGCCCCGATTATGGGCGTGGGCGGGGTGCTCATGGCCATCGGGCAAGACGTAGTTCTCTCCCTCACCCTCCTCGTCATTATCCCGGTGCTCACCGCGATTATTCTGGTGTGCACCGCGATGCTGGCCACACGCTACGAAACTCTCCAGCGGCGCGTGGACGCCATTAACGATGCGCTGCGCTCCCAGCTTTCCGGGGTGCGGGTGATTCGGGCCTTCCGCCGCGAGGAGGCCATGGCCGGGGAATTCGAGGTTCATAACCGCAATTTCCGCTCGATTATGCTCCAGATCGGCACGATTTGGTCCGCGCTGCTGCCGGCCATGAGCGCGGTGATCGGGCTGGCTTCCGCGCTGATCGTGTGGATTGGCGGGCATCGGATTGCCGGAGGTTCCATGCCGGTGGGCGCGCTAGCCGCGTTTATCACCTACCTCATGATGATTCTGGGCGCGGTCATGATGCTCGGCATGATTATTATGGTGGTTCCGCGCGGGAACGTTTCCGCCGAGCGCGTCATCGAGGTCAATACCACCGTTCCTTCCATCACGGACGCGCCGGATGCGCGGGAGATGCCGCCCGGCCCAGTTACTTTCCGCTTGCGCGATATTTCCCTCACCTACGCGGATGCGGACGAGCCTGCCTTGCGCGGCATTTCTTTGTGTTTCAGGCCTGGAACGACGACGGCGATTATTGGCGCCTCGGGCTCGGGCAAATCATCGCTGGTGAAAATACTGCCGCGCCTCGTGGATGTGAGCACCGGGCGCTTCACCGTAGAAGGCAGCGGCGGAGCCGGCACGGGTGGCGAGGCCGGCGAAACGGAATTCGGCGGTGCTGGAACGCGTGGTGCCGCAGCGGATGGCGCCGGGGCGGGCGAAGTGGATGTGCGCGATATTCGACTCGCTGATTTCCGCCGCCGGGTGGCCCTCGTGCCCCAGCGGGCTTTCTTGTTCAGCGGCACGGTGGCCAGCAATGTTGCCGGCTCCACCCGCGATATTGACCAGGAGCGGGTCATTGATGCGCTGCGCTGCGCCCAGGCCTGGGATTTCGTGGAGGCCGGGGGCGGGCTGGAGATGCCGGTGGAAACCGGGGGAACTAATCTTTCCGGCGGGCAGCGCCAGCGCCTGACCATCGCGCGGGCCCTCTACCGGGCCCTGCCCGATAGTTCCGGGCGGGCCGGGGCTGACCTGGTAGTTTTCGATGATTCTTTCTCCGCCCTTGATTACGCCACCGATGCCCAGCTGCGGGCCAACCTCAAGGAGCGGATCCGGGATGCGGCGGTGGTCATCATTGCCCAACGTATTTCGACGACCCGCAGCGCTGATTGCGTCGTCGTACTGGATTGCGGTGAGGTAGTAGGCTGCGGAACGCACGCGCAGCTCATGGAAACAAATGAGATGTACCGCTCGATTGTGCGCTCCCAGGAGCGCGGGCCGGAAGGCGGCGCGGAACGCGGAACGGAAGCGAACGGTACGGAACTCGGTACGGCTGCAAGTGGAACGGAATCGAGCGCCGCGGCGGCCGCAACCAGTGAGGAGGCGCGGGCATGA